The following are encoded together in the Coffea arabica cultivar ET-39 chromosome 1c, Coffea Arabica ET-39 HiFi, whole genome shotgun sequence genome:
- the LOC113736791 gene encoding delta(12)-acyl-lipid-desaturase-like: MRKHNTTLSRKNILKKYLIFKLFCYKFIHNVRVICLSQTDRALYQKWEPEARKKKPLKRVPYSKPPFTIRDIKKAIPPHCFKRSFLRSFFYLVRDLILVFLFYYIATTYFHLLPSPYNYLAWPIYWILQGCICIGVWMIGHECGHHAFSDYQWVDDTVGLVIHSALMVPYFSWKYSHRRHHSNVQSLEHDELFVPKTESKMVWYYKYQNNPLGRVITLAVTLTLGWPLYLVFNVSGRSYDRFVCHYDPYGPIYNDHERLQIYISDVGVIATSYLLYGFASAKGLPTLVCIYGVPFLIVNGFCVMITYLQHIHPSLPHYDSSEWDWLRGALATVDRDYGILNKVFHNITDTHVAHHLFSAMPHYYAVEATEAMKPILGEYYQFDGTPVYKAMWREAKECLYIEPDEGGKGVFWYKNNF; this comes from the exons ATGAGAAAACATAACACGACTCTCAGCAG AAAGAATATCCTTAAGAAATATTTAATCTTTAAGCTTTTCTGCTATAAATTCATCCACAATGTCCGTGTGATCTGCTTGAGTCAAACAGATAGAGCACTGTACCAAAAATGGGAGCCGGAGGCACGCAAGAAGAAACCTCTCAAACGAGTCCCATACTCGAAGCCTCCGTTCACTATCCGTGATATCAAGAAAGCCATCCCACCTCACTGCTTTAAGAGATCGTTCCTTCGCTCATTCTTCTATCTTGTTCGTGACCTTATCTTGGTCTTTCTGTTCTACTACATTGCTACAACTTATTTCCATCTCCTTCCTTCTCCATACAACTACCTTGCCTGGCCTATTTATTGGATTCTTCAGGGCTGTATCTGCATTGGAGTTTGGATGATTGGCCACGAATGCGGTCACCATGCATTTAGCGACTACCAATGGGTGGATGACACTGTTGGTCTTGTCATCCACTCCGCGCTTATGGTCCCCTACTTCTCGTGGAAATACAGCCACCGCCGCCACCACTCAAATGTTCAATCACTTGAACATGATGAACTCTTTGTGCCGAAGACAGAATCCAAAATGGTGTGGTACTACAAGTACCAGAACAACCCTTTGGGTAGAGTCATCACTCTGGCCGTCACGCTTACACTGGGTTGGC CCCTGTACTTGGTGTTCAATGTTTCAGGCAGATCATATGATCGTTTCGTATGCCATTATGATCCTTATGGCCCAATCTACAATGATCACGAGAGGCTTCAAATCTACATTTCTGATGTTGGTGTCATTGCAACATCTTATCTGCTTTATGGCTTCGCATCGGCCAAAGGGCTACCCACGCTGGTTTGCATATATGGAGTACCATTTCTGATTGTGAATGGCTTTTGTGTTATGATCACATATCTACAGCACATTCACCCTTCATTGCCACACTATGATTCATCTGAGTGGGATTGGCTGAGGGGCGCGCTGGCAACCGTTGATAGAGATTATGGTATCTTGAACAAGGTTTTCCATAACATCACAGACACACATGTGGCTCATCATCTCTTTTCAGCAATGCCACATTATTATGCAGTAGAGGCAACTGAAGCAATGAAACCGATTCTGGGAGAGTATTACCAATTTGATGGCACTCCCGTCTACAAAGCGATGTGGAGGGAGGCAAAAGAGTGTCTTTATATTGAGCCAGATGAAGGCGGCAAGGGCGTTTTCTGGTACAAGAATAACTTTTAA